One region of Flavobacteriales bacterium genomic DNA includes:
- a CDS encoding gliding motility-associated C-terminal domain-containing protein, producing the protein MIRLIVVFLFLTFWGFSQEHKGGYTFIENKNQWHQNVQYKADVQSGFFYLENDGFLFNLMDVKKANAYIKSHYDKTINRDFKTLDWHAYKVQFKNSSPNVELEGSDQTPEYYNFFVGDDASKWAGNVKAYHTINYKGIYEGIDARVYTKLFDLKYDLIVRKGANPNAIAIAYQGADKVEIRNERLHIFTTVNHIVEDKPFAYQIIEGKVVEVPCAYRLDGNVLTFDLPEGYHPSYDLVIDPTLKFSTYSGSFSNNFGYTATFDSKGFLYSGSSAFGNQYPTTLGAYNTSFSGGIVDIAISKFDTTGTFLLYSTYLGGSSDELPHSLIVNSLDELFVLGTTSSNNFPTTVGCYDATFNGGTPNNLQNGLGVNYVNGSDLIVSHLSANGANLLGSTYLGGSQNDGLNSTSTNANLNILRYNYADEVRGELDIDQNNNIYIISCTRSSDYPVTANAFQTTYGGGSLDACVTKMDNALQNVIWSSFLGGENHDAGYSLALDSQDDLYVTGGTASVSFPTTTGAYQTTLQGGRSDGFITKISQDGQSIVNSSYYGSSTYDQSYFVELDNDNAVYLFGQTEHSGTDFIQNATWNVPGSGQFISKLSPQLNTRIYSTVFGAGNGINISPTAFLVDVCDKIYLSGWGGSVNSLGSLANNAGTTNNMPITFDAFQSTTDGSDFYVMVMQDDATSLVYGSYFGSASATEHVDGGTSRFDRKGKIYQAMCAGCGGDSNMPILPANAVSSTNNNSCNLGVFKMDFEIPSIIADFVAPPLGCAPYTYTFENTSLVQPNTTYSWDFGDGNTSSVANPTNSYTQPGTYTIQLIVSDAASCNLADTIEQEIIVLGNTSSSLQTVNICPSETAQIGLLPNPDPSITYQWSPATGLSSTTVSNPFANPTITTNYILLVSNGTCTDTVRQTVQVNTPLLSVSDDTTLCFVAGNVNLVANSSGTSDAFVWSSSNLFQDTLNGNINDSVLSLMPANTAQFYIKANNNGCEIIDSVAVTTIYGDVTVSGSNAICAGDALSISASTTFSGGVNLTYDWSPDASINSGDGSPTIQVSPLVTTTYALAINADGCLDTLEHLVHVTAVDVFIPNDTIVCNANLGVNFNATSSLGNTSFVWSTNAQITDTINGNASNGSLAVLPQNDTTLYILAESNGCSVVDSVSVDVVFGQTGIIGPVAGCQGDLITLQATNTASTNNVNYDWEPDGTIISGDGTASVVVSPQANTVYRLYAENGGCFDTLQHVLTITPIELVVTEDTVLCFDTLTVDLVANANGTSSEYIWSSTASFADTLNAPIVNNQITVQGSGFDVYYVKVENNGCILIDSVMISSVFGNHHVVAPPSMCKGDTVSVMVHNDYLFNTMVHDWEPDSVIVSGDFFTPILTNPTQTTHYTVTSSFGQCSDVISFTINVVDLTLSTSNDTVLCTDTSIIDLWANTGGTSSNFVWSQDPNFSDTINQPLSDSTITISPVEPTMYYVQVSEDGCVLTDSVSVVVTSGQISLSVPGEICRGDQTTITVTNLAPNYPLTYDWSPDNQIIAGDGTTTITVQPDTTTVYTVQGTNTFGCEVEDEVTVTVNQLGFINVQATASNDTIVEGGSTTLYASPNGGNYTYTWIEGVSSPNSAVTQVNPTITTTYYLTVEENGCTKSDSITIYVKELLCGEEDVYVPNAFTPNSDHANDNLYVRGNNIEKLLFRVYDRWGELVFETTQQGKGWDGKYKGKDCDPAVFVYYLEVTCGEGETYFEKGNITLIR; encoded by the coding sequence ATGATTCGTTTAATCGTAGTATTTCTCTTTCTAACTTTTTGGGGTTTTTCCCAAGAGCATAAAGGCGGCTATACTTTTATCGAAAATAAAAATCAATGGCATCAGAATGTTCAATATAAAGCAGATGTACAAAGTGGTTTTTTCTATCTAGAAAATGATGGCTTTTTATTCAATTTAATGGATGTTAAAAAAGCAAATGCCTATATCAAATCGCATTATGACAAGACCATCAATCGAGATTTTAAAACACTAGATTGGCACGCTTATAAAGTTCAGTTCAAAAATTCAAGTCCTAATGTTGAGTTAGAAGGAAGTGATCAAACTCCAGAGTATTATAATTTTTTTGTTGGAGATGATGCCTCTAAATGGGCTGGAAATGTCAAGGCTTATCATACGATTAATTATAAAGGAATTTATGAAGGAATAGACGCTAGAGTTTATACAAAATTGTTTGACTTAAAATACGATTTAATTGTTAGAAAAGGAGCAAATCCCAATGCGATAGCTATAGCATATCAAGGTGCTGATAAAGTGGAAATACGAAACGAAAGGCTACATATCTTTACAACAGTTAACCATATTGTAGAAGATAAGCCCTTTGCTTATCAAATTATAGAAGGAAAGGTGGTAGAAGTTCCTTGTGCTTATCGTTTAGATGGAAATGTGTTAACTTTTGATTTGCCAGAAGGATACCATCCATCTTATGATTTAGTTATTGATCCAACTTTAAAATTTTCAACATATTCTGGGTCGTTTTCTAATAATTTTGGTTATACCGCAACATTCGATTCTAAAGGTTTTTTATATTCTGGAAGTTCTGCTTTCGGAAATCAATACCCTACAACCTTAGGGGCTTATAATACCTCTTTTAGTGGAGGAATCGTTGATATTGCTATTTCTAAGTTCGACACCACTGGAACCTTTTTGCTGTATTCAACTTATTTAGGAGGAAGTAGTGATGAATTACCACATAGTTTAATCGTTAATAGTTTAGATGAGTTGTTTGTTTTAGGAACAACAAGTTCGAATAACTTTCCAACAACAGTAGGATGTTATGACGCTACTTTTAATGGAGGAACCCCGAACAACTTACAAAATGGTCTAGGTGTAAATTATGTGAATGGATCCGATTTAATTGTCTCACACCTTAGTGCAAATGGTGCTAATTTATTAGGCTCTACTTATTTAGGAGGGAGCCAAAACGATGGGTTAAATTCTACTTCTACCAATGCAAACTTAAACATCTTACGTTATAATTATGCTGATGAAGTAAGGGGGGAGTTGGATATTGACCAAAACAACAATATTTATATTATCAGTTGTACTAGAAGTTCAGATTATCCTGTAACTGCTAATGCTTTTCAAACAACCTATGGAGGAGGAAGTTTAGATGCTTGTGTGACCAAAATGGATAATGCTTTGCAAAATGTAATTTGGAGTTCTTTTCTAGGAGGTGAGAACCATGATGCAGGTTATTCCTTAGCATTAGACAGTCAAGATGATTTGTATGTGACAGGTGGTACGGCCTCTGTTTCTTTTCCAACAACCACAGGAGCTTATCAAACTACATTACAAGGTGGAAGAAGTGATGGTTTTATTACCAAAATAAGTCAAGATGGACAATCAATCGTCAATTCTAGTTATTATGGTTCTTCAACTTATGATCAAAGTTATTTTGTAGAATTGGATAATGATAATGCTGTTTATCTGTTTGGACAAACGGAACATTCCGGGACAGATTTTATTCAAAACGCAACATGGAATGTCCCTGGGAGTGGACAGTTTATTAGTAAGTTAAGCCCACAGTTAAATACAAGAATATATTCAACTGTTTTTGGAGCTGGGAATGGGATTAATATCTCGCCAACAGCTTTTTTAGTTGATGTTTGTGATAAAATATACCTCTCTGGATGGGGAGGAAGTGTTAATAGTTTAGGGTCACTTGCCAACAATGCCGGAACAACCAACAATATGCCGATTACTTTTGATGCTTTTCAAAGTACAACAGATGGAAGTGACTTTTATGTAATGGTGATGCAAGATGATGCGACCAGTTTAGTGTATGGATCGTATTTTGGAAGCGCTTCGGCTACTGAACATGTAGATGGAGGAACCAGCCGATTTGATCGAAAAGGAAAAATTTATCAAGCCATGTGCGCAGGGTGTGGAGGAGATTCTAATATGCCAATTCTGCCAGCTAATGCAGTATCTAGCACCAATAATAATAGTTGTAATCTTGGGGTGTTTAAAATGGATTTTGAAATCCCATCGATTATAGCCGATTTTGTAGCTCCTCCTTTAGGTTGCGCCCCTTATACTTATACGTTTGAGAACACCAGTTTAGTACAACCCAATACAACATATAGCTGGGATTTTGGAGATGGTAATACCAGTAGTGTCGCGAATCCAACCAATAGCTATACTCAACCAGGTACTTATACTATTCAGCTTATTGTATCAGACGCTGCATCTTGTAATTTAGCAGATACAATTGAACAGGAAATTATTGTGCTGGGGAATACATCAAGTAGTTTACAAACGGTAAATATTTGCCCTTCAGAAACGGCTCAAATAGGATTGTTGCCCAATCCTGATCCATCAATTACTTACCAATGGTCTCCTGCTACAGGTTTGAGCAGTACAACAGTTTCTAATCCTTTTGCTAATCCAACTATTACAACAAACTATATCTTGCTAGTCTCGAATGGAACTTGTACCGATACTGTTCGACAAACGGTCCAAGTCAATACCCCTTTGCTATCGGTTTCTGACGATACCACACTTTGTTTTGTTGCTGGTAATGTAAATTTAGTTGCCAATTCTTCAGGAACAAGTGATGCGTTTGTTTGGTCTTCTTCCAACTTATTTCAAGATACATTAAATGGAAATATTAATGACAGTGTCTTGTCGTTAATGCCTGCCAATACTGCCCAGTTTTATATCAAGGCGAATAATAATGGATGTGAAATTATAGATAGTGTGGCAGTAACAACTATTTATGGGGATGTTACGGTTTCAGGGAGCAATGCCATTTGTGCTGGGGATGCACTTAGTATTTCTGCAAGTACCACTTTTTCTGGAGGAGTCAACCTTACTTATGATTGGTCTCCAGATGCCAGTATTAATAGTGGAGACGGTTCTCCAACTATTCAAGTGAGTCCGTTAGTGACAACTACTTATGCTTTGGCCATCAATGCAGATGGTTGTTTAGATACCTTAGAACATTTGGTTCACGTTACGGCTGTAGATGTTTTTATTCCTAATGATACGATAGTTTGTAATGCTAATTTAGGAGTGAATTTTAATGCAACTTCATCGTTAGGAAATACCAGTTTTGTTTGGTCAACTAATGCTCAGATTACCGATACCATTAATGGAAATGCTTCCAATGGAAGTTTAGCAGTTTTACCTCAAAATGATACTACATTGTATATTTTGGCAGAGAGCAATGGTTGTTCGGTTGTGGATAGTGTTTCTGTAGATGTAGTTTTTGGTCAAACAGGAATTATAGGACCTGTAGCTGGATGCCAGGGAGATTTAATCACCTTACAAGCAACCAATACAGCATCAACCAATAATGTAAATTATGATTGGGAACCTGATGGTACAATTATCAGTGGAGATGGAACGGCTTCTGTTGTCGTTAGTCCACAAGCGAATACTGTATATCGTTTGTATGCAGAAAATGGTGGTTGTTTTGATACTTTACAGCATGTTCTTACGATAACGCCTATTGAATTGGTGGTAACAGAAGATACTGTTCTTTGTTTTGATACACTCACTGTTGATTTAGTTGCTAATGCCAATGGAACTTCATCAGAATATATATGGTCTTCAACTGCAAGTTTTGCCGATACTTTGAATGCACCAATTGTAAACAACCAAATTACAGTGCAAGGTTCAGGTTTTGATGTGTATTATGTAAAGGTTGAAAATAATGGATGTATTTTGATAGATAGTGTTATGATCTCTTCTGTGTTTGGAAACCACCATGTAGTAGCTCCTCCATCAATGTGTAAAGGAGATACCGTATCTGTAATGGTACATAATGACTATTTGTTTAATACAATGGTGCATGATTGGGAGCCAGATTCAGTGATTGTGTCTGGAGACTTCTTTACACCAATATTAACAAACCCAACTCAAACAACACACTATACTGTTACCTCAAGCTTTGGCCAATGTTCAGATGTTATCAGTTTTACAATTAATGTGGTGGATTTAACCTTGTCAACAAGTAATGATACTGTTTTATGTACTGATACATCAATCATTGATTTGTGGGCAAATACTGGAGGTACAAGTTCAAACTTTGTATGGTCGCAAGATCCCAATTTTTCGGATACGATTAATCAACCTTTATCAGATAGCACCATTACTATAAGCCCTGTTGAGCCTACCATGTATTATGTGCAAGTTAGTGAAGATGGTTGCGTGTTGACGGATAGTGTATCTGTAGTGGTAACTTCTGGTCAAATTTCTTTAAGCGTTCCTGGTGAAATCTGTAGGGGAGATCAAACAACAATAACCGTTACCAATTTAGCACCTAATTACCCATTAACTTATGATTGGTCTCCGGATAATCAAATAATTGCAGGAGATGGAACAACAACAATCACTGTTCAGCCTGATACAACAACTGTGTATACTGTTCAAGGAACTAATACTTTCGGATGTGAAGTAGAAGATGAAGTTACAGTAACGGTCAATCAACTAGGGTTTATTAATGTCCAAGCAACAGCGAGTAACGATACGATTGTTGAAGGAGGCAGTACAACACTTTATGCTAGTCCAAATGGGGGCAATTATACCTATACTTGGATAGAAGGAGTGAGTAGTCCTAATAGTGCTGTAACACAAGTTAATCCAACAATAACAACAACGTATTATTTAACAGTAGAAGAGAATGGTTGTACAAAATCAGACTCGATTACTATTTATGTTAAGGAGTTGCTATGTGGAGAAGAAGATGTCTATGTTCCCAATGCGTTTACACCTAATAGTGATCATGCTAATGATAATTTGTACGTAAGAGGAAACAATATAGAAAAACTTTTGTTTAGGGTTTATGATAGATGGGGTGAATTAGTATTTGAAACCACCCAGCAAGGAAAAGGATGGGATGGAAAATATAAAGGTAAGGATTGTGATCCAGCTGTATTTGTATACTATTTAGAGGTAACTTGTGGGGAGGGAGAAACCTATTTTGAAAAAGGAAACATCACTTTGATTAGATAA
- a CDS encoding ABC transporter ATP-binding protein, with protein MENTLLNIKNLTTQFKTEEGYFTAVNEISFELKKGETIGIVGESGSGKSVTSLNAMRLLPEDEKVKRTGEILFTKAGETIDLAKISEVEMRKIRGNDIAMIFQEPMTALNPVYTCGNQVSEALLLHQQDLTNISSGAKIATKLGYQFLNLFRKIGNIATVGKARFFNKKWLTPSEKKARIKTIELFKKVQLPRPEHLFDSYPHQLSGGQKQRVMIAMALSCNPSLLIADEPTTALDVTVQKSILKLMKDLQKEFKMGIIFITHDLGVIAELADKVLVMYKGAIVEQGSVQEIFTNAQHPYTKGLLACRPPLDIRLRQLPTRDLFMTEVGDKMQATSLSVDAVLETLKLDKTALQEKHEVLYNRPPLVSVKHLKTYFPKEKSLIGKPKEWVKAVDDVSFDVYKGETLGLVGESGCGKTTLGRTLLKLIEPTSGEVIYDGKEISGYTNRQMRKLRNEIQIIFQDPYSSLNPKVTVGEAIAEPLIVHQLYNNKKEVVAEVQSLLTKVGLKPEHYHRYPHEFSGGQRQRICIARSIALKPKLVICDESVSALDVSVQAEVLNLLNEIKEEYKLTYLFISHDLSVVKFMSDRIMVMNKGKIEEIGETETVYSSPSSEYTKKLIAAIPKGLTVESSIAN; from the coding sequence ATGGAAAACACCTTATTGAATATCAAAAATCTTACTACGCAGTTTAAGACTGAAGAAGGCTATTTTACTGCTGTAAATGAGATTAGTTTTGAGTTAAAAAAAGGAGAAACCATTGGGATAGTAGGAGAATCTGGCTCTGGAAAATCTGTAACTTCGTTGAATGCTATGCGTCTTCTTCCTGAGGATGAAAAAGTAAAAAGAACTGGTGAAATTCTTTTTACCAAGGCTGGAGAAACCATAGACTTAGCTAAAATTTCGGAGGTAGAAATGCGCAAGATTCGAGGGAATGATATTGCAATGATTTTCCAAGAACCAATGACAGCTTTAAATCCTGTATACACCTGTGGTAATCAAGTGTCTGAAGCGCTATTATTACATCAACAAGATTTAACCAATATCTCAAGCGGAGCAAAAATCGCTACAAAATTGGGTTATCAATTCTTAAACCTTTTTAGAAAAATAGGCAATATAGCGACTGTAGGAAAAGCTCGTTTTTTTAATAAAAAATGGCTAACACCAAGTGAAAAGAAAGCACGCATAAAAACCATAGAACTCTTTAAAAAAGTTCAACTACCTCGACCAGAGCATCTATTCGACAGTTATCCTCATCAATTATCTGGAGGACAAAAACAACGTGTGATGATTGCAATGGCGTTATCCTGCAACCCCTCATTGCTGATAGCCGACGAGCCAACAACAGCCTTAGACGTTACAGTACAAAAGTCGATTTTAAAATTAATGAAAGACCTCCAAAAAGAGTTTAAAATGGGGATTATATTCATTACACATGACTTAGGAGTTATTGCTGAATTGGCCGATAAAGTTCTAGTGATGTATAAAGGAGCCATTGTAGAACAAGGCTCTGTTCAAGAAATTTTCACCAATGCCCAGCACCCTTACACCAAAGGTTTGTTAGCATGTAGACCACCTTTAGATATACGTCTCCGCCAACTGCCAACCAGAGATTTATTTATGACAGAAGTTGGTGATAAGATGCAAGCAACTTCTCTTTCTGTAGACGCAGTATTAGAAACTTTAAAACTCGATAAAACTGCCCTCCAAGAAAAACACGAAGTCTTATATAACCGTCCTCCATTGGTTTCTGTAAAGCACCTAAAAACCTATTTCCCAAAAGAAAAAAGCTTAATAGGAAAACCCAAAGAATGGGTCAAAGCTGTTGATGATGTCTCTTTTGATGTTTATAAAGGGGAGACCCTAGGGCTAGTTGGTGAATCTGGTTGCGGAAAAACAACATTAGGCAGAACCCTACTAAAATTGATTGAACCTACTTCTGGAGAAGTTATTTATGATGGGAAAGAAATTTCAGGATATACCAATCGACAGATGAGGAAATTACGAAATGAAATTCAAATCATCTTCCAAGACCCTTACTCTTCACTGAACCCTAAAGTAACAGTTGGAGAAGCTATAGCTGAGCCATTAATTGTTCACCAACTCTACAACAACAAAAAGGAAGTCGTTGCTGAAGTTCAATCGCTTTTAACTAAAGTAGGGCTTAAACCCGAACATTACCATCGATACCCTCACGAGTTTTCTGGAGGACAACGTCAACGAATATGTATTGCAAGGTCAATTGCCCTAAAACCGAAATTAGTCATTTGCGACGAATCTGTTTCAGCATTAGATGTTTCTGTTCAAGCTGAAGTCTTAAACCTACTCAACGAAATAAAAGAAGAGTATAAACTAACCTACTTATTCATTTCACATGATTTATCTGTAGTAAAATTTATGAGTGATCGTATTATGGTAATGAACAAAGGAAAGATTGAAGAAATTGGAGAAACTGAAACAGTTTATAGCTCACCATCTTCAGAATACACTAAAAAATTAATTGCTGCAATTCCTAAAGGACTTACTGTAGAATCGAGTATTGCTAATTAG
- a CDS encoding class I SAM-dependent methyltransferase → MTNSCDTGGSCGCNNTTAAPTRPLITKTKVNEDLRDYWDTIYTVVDYEKNGWYEKVPEKTLALIEQLNLVKDAHIMNIGAGTTTLIDELLNSAFTNISATDISETALNLLKERLQQQASAINWIVDDLTRPTLLKSIEPVDLWIDRAVFHFFTEPKDQEEYIHLLTEKVQKGGYVILATFNLNGATKCSGLPVRRYNELMLKEKLKDNFDLIESFNYTYTMPSGDTRPYIYTLFKRK, encoded by the coding sequence ATGACAAATTCTTGCGATACTGGAGGAAGCTGCGGTTGTAACAATACAACTGCAGCACCTACAAGACCTTTGATAACCAAAACTAAAGTTAACGAAGATCTAAGAGACTATTGGGATACGATATACACTGTGGTTGATTATGAAAAAAACGGGTGGTATGAAAAAGTTCCAGAAAAAACACTGGCGCTAATTGAACAACTAAACCTTGTAAAGGACGCACATATTATGAATATTGGAGCGGGAACCACAACATTAATCGATGAGCTTTTAAACAGTGCTTTTACTAACATATCAGCGACTGACATTAGTGAAACTGCCCTAAACTTACTTAAGGAGCGACTTCAACAACAAGCAAGTGCTATTAATTGGATTGTTGACGATCTTACACGACCAACCCTCTTAAAAAGTATTGAGCCTGTTGACTTATGGATAGATCGTGCTGTATTTCACTTTTTTACCGAACCAAAAGACCAAGAGGAGTATATTCATTTACTAACTGAAAAGGTTCAAAAAGGAGGCTATGTAATCTTAGCTACTTTTAATCTTAATGGGGCTACAAAATGTAGTGGATTACCTGTAAGAAGATATAATGAGTTAATGCTAAAAGAGAAATTAAAAGACAACTTTGACTTAATAGAAAGTTTCAACTACACCTACACTATGCCATCGGGAGATACAAGACCTTACATTTACACTTTATTTAAAAGAAAATAG